One genomic segment of Mangifera indica cultivar Alphonso chromosome 6, CATAS_Mindica_2.1, whole genome shotgun sequence includes these proteins:
- the LOC123219259 gene encoding uncharacterized protein LOC123219259 isoform X3 → MLVNMVTSSEKESVVRLAAVRAFAKMGCTFSNANRAFKAGLKLVVNCPEEDILVAMLASLSKLSYKSTVLISEQVDFLLLLLNSERSLRTQATALRCLHFIFSKGKCQSLICASVIKPLLIITDNPELPSTMQCEALQILHKIFLCTSSNLASIDMNEFAELLRIVNNASQSTNLSRSLHAIHILVDVVIRFQRITEMDTLPLPSQVISLIMNQITLLVKPLSDLCQFNSTVFQDIQNLLSLLYLIVGEHPDISVFVLDKIYSFIEHLVNSYNNVMSGKQADLAVNDIMEFNRESHEAVTSKLVCIVSRFVVSCLESLNETGAFHNQVFDKVKLLVECVRQCNLFNCYTHTIYSILFHSQIIWVCMVNRNEGGGGVEGNSHIFGQNYFIEHELCTLEFAKRLLAKGDYWPAYKTGIYAACRGVWFTATFIFGQLVMKVQSDTYGCWLKSLSQLAHCEMINQRLLLAKKGSLSFDCPEMKEFHLMLSKDYLCETGKDTTGNICELNFSQALEIAYKSCGSAGRTLEGTCTSGKSFCFQIWFFTLRAKLLEVLVEIFGILSSFPSEQDNITTYSQAGESLMVERLKSLQQITQKSYKFKRLSQEFDLIATSFIGMDRKSSKFLQALALGCSALAFSTGFALYSHLLPTYGNLMTCDLKGTQNFSQAMLIQNLLGRLWNLDRETCAKLCMLLEASEQSRNCFHLQSRNQRLTDSSEVKGIVDICSYAVSGIACLQNEANNVHNEENLSKVAEDGIHLLSNIILKWMCIPFRAPKYLFKIRPCFGSELFVSSAGTSNLGGIFISTGFHLSLNLCLQLKNVPPDLPVRLTKFYCILCCSQNPVSDRKNNRQMPQSSQPWEKDNMVEMNEKLFQYVTECTQKINHSKRAGDTDIDNNARTVNTFVQIEPNDRGQGFSNCLLDVSQFPVGTYRIKWHSCCIDSQGSYWSLLPLNAEPLFTIK, encoded by the exons ATGCTGGTTAATATGGTGACTTCTTCTGAAAAAGAGTCAGTTGTGAGGCTAGCTGCTGTGCGTGCTTTTGCAAAAATGGGGTGCACATTCTCTAATGCAAATAGAGCTTTCAAG GCAGGTCTAAAGCTGGTTGTCAACTGTCCTGAAGAGGATATTTTGGTTGCAATGTTGGCTTCACTCTCAAAACTATCTTACAAGTCTACTGTTCTTATTTCTGAACAG GTGGATTTTCTTTTATTGCTTCTTAATAGTGAAAGATCTCTCCGTACTCAAGCAACTGCCTTAAGATGtctccattttattttttcgaagGGAAAATGTCAATCTCTCATCTGTGCAAGTGTGATTAAACCATTACTTATCATTACAGATAATCCTGAACTTCCATCAACCATGCAATGTGAAGCTCTACAAATTCTACATAAG ATCTTTTTGTGTACATCATCCAATCTGGCATCCATTGACATGAATGAATTTGCTGAGCTATTAAGAATTGTTAATAATGCATCCCAATCTACAAACTTGTCAAGGAGCCTCCATGCCATCCATATCCTGGTAGATGTGGTAATTAGGTTTCAGAGAATAACAGAAATGGATACCTTACCTCTACCTTCTCAGgttatatcattaattatgaATCAAATCACCTTGCTGGTGAAGCCATTGTCAGATCTGTGCCAGTTTAATTCTACAGTATTTCAAGACATCCAAAACCTTCTCAGTCTTCTTTATCTTATTGTTGGAGAACATCCAGACATCAGTGTCTTTGTTCTggataaaatttattcatttattgaGCATCTTGTGAATAGTTATAACAACGTTATGTCTGGTAAGCAAGCAGATTTAGCAGTTAATGATATTATGGAGTTCAATAGGGAAAGTCATGAAGCCGTCACTTCAAAGCTTGTGTGTATTGTGAGCAGATTTGTGGTCTCCTGCCTAGAGAGTCTGAATGAAACTGGTGCCTTCCATAACCAAGTCTTTGATAAAGTAAAGCTTCTGGTTGAGTGTGTACGTCAGTgcaatttatttaattgctaTACACACACAATCTACTCTATATTGTTTCATTCTCAAATCATCTGGGTTTGCATGGTTAATAGGAATGAAGGAGGTGGTGGAGTTGAAGGAAACTCACATATCTTTGGTCAAAATTACTTTATTGAGCATGAACTCTGTACCCTTGAGTTTGCAAAGAGGCTGTTAGCGAAGGGGGATTACTGGCCTGCTTACAAAACTGGAATATATGCAGCATGTCGAGGAGTGTGGTTCACAGCCACATTTATATTTGGGCAATTAGTTATGAAAGTTCAATCTGATACCTATGGTTGCTGGTTAAAATCATTATCTCAGTTGGCCCACTGTGAAATGATAAACCAGCGGCTTCTCTTAGCAAAGAAAGGTTCTCTCTCTTTTGATTGTCCAGAGATGAAAGAATTTCATCTCATGCTTTCCAAGGATTATTTGTGTGAAACTGGAAAGGATACCACTGGAAATATCTGTGAGCTTAATTTTAGTCAAGCACTTGAGATAGCTTACAAGAGTTGTGGCTCTGCAGGAAGAACATTAGAAGGCACTTGCACATCTGGtaaatcattttgttttcagATATGGTTTTTCACTCTAAGAGCTAAGCTTCTTGAAGTGCTTGTGGAAATATTTGGAATTTTGAGCTCTTTCCCATCAGAACAGGACAACATTACTACTTACTCACAAGCTGGGGAAAGTTTGATGGTTGAGAGACTCAAATCATTGCaacaaattactcaaaaatcttATAAGTTTAAGAGGCTATCACAGGAGTTCGATCTAATTGCCACATCTTTCATTGGAATGGACAGAAAGAGTTCAAAGTTCCTCCAAGCACTTGCTCTAGGTTGTTCAGCATTGGCCTTTAGCACTGGATTTGCTCTTTACTCTCATTTACTTCCTACCTATGGGAATCTAATGACTTGTGATCTCAAAGGCACACAGAACTTTTCACAGGCAATGCTAATACAAAATTTACTTGGGAGATTGTGGAATCTAGACCGAGAGACCTGTGCGAAACTCTGCATGCTTTTAGAGGCCAGTGAACAGTCCAGGAATTGTTTTCACTTGCAATCAAGAAATCAAAGACTAACTGATAGTAGTGAAGTTAAAGGTATTGTTGACATCTGTAGTTATGCTGTTTCTGGCATTGCTTGCCTGCAAAATGAGGCAAACAATGTGCATAATGAGGAGAATCTATCGAAAGTTGCTGAGGATGGCATCCATCTTCTGTCaaacattattttgaaatgGATGTGCATCCCTTTCCGAGCTCCCAAGTACCTATTCAAAATAAG GCCATGCTTTGGTTCAGAGCTCTTTGTCTCCAGTGCTGGCACGAGTAACCTCGGTGGAATATTCATCTCAACAGGCTTCCACCTATCACTAAATCTTTGTCTCCAATTGAAAAATGTGCCACCAGACCTCCCAGTTCGGCTGACTAAGTTCTACTGCATCCTATGCTGCAGTCAGAATCCTGTTTCAGATAGAAAAAACAATAGACAAATGCCTCAGAGTTCTCAACCTTGGGAAAAGGACAACATGGTAGAAATGAATGAAAAGCTGTTCCAGTACGTGACAGAGTGCACTCAAAAGATCAATCACAGTAAGCGTGCTGGGGATACCGATATTGATAATAATGCTAGGACTGTAAATACATTTGTGCAGATTGAACCAAATGACAGAGGACAAGGGTTCTCAAATTGCTTGCTTGATGTTTCACAATTTCCAGTAGGTACTTACAGGATCAAATGGCATAGCTGTTGTATTGACAGCCAAGGTTCTTACTGGAGCCTTCTCCCCTTGAATGCTGAACCTCTCTTCACTATAAAGTGA
- the LOC123219259 gene encoding uncharacterized protein LOC123219259 isoform X1, with amino-acid sequence MGFEEAVMVRNSTACAMEWSIELEKALRSKNPGRCIEAIYQIGQRLEQWSGEPESTMVVYNMFGLVPGEDRLFANTIFLRLADSFQLGNERTRVTIVRIFLSLLKHCRNKKKNKQMNGVLSKSRVQNHLELLKRVKSVFDSGDAESRALALVLFGCWADFAKDSAQIRYLVLSSLVSSNVLEVRASLFAAGCFSELADDFSSVVLEMLVNMVTSSEKESVVRLAAVRAFAKMGCTFSNANRAFKAGLKLVVNCPEEDILVAMLASLSKLSYKSTVLISEQVDFLLLLLNSERSLRTQATALRCLHFIFSKGKCQSLICASVIKPLLIITDNPELPSTMQCEALQILHKIFLCTSSNLASIDMNEFAELLRIVNNASQSTNLSRSLHAIHILVDVVIRFQRITEMDTLPLPSQVISLIMNQITLLVKPLSDLCQFNSTVFQDIQNLLSLLYLIVGEHPDISVFVLDKIYSFIEHLVNSYNNVMSGKQADLAVNDIMEFNRESHEAVTSKLVCIVSRFVVSCLESLNETGAFHNQVFDKVKLLVECVRQCNLFNCYTHTIYSILFHSQIIWVCMVNRNEGGGGVEGNSHIFGQNYFIEHELCTLEFAKRLLAKGDYWPAYKTGIYAACRGVWFTATFIFGQLVMKVQSDTYGCWLKSLSQLAHCEMINQRLLLAKKGSLSFDCPEMKEFHLMLSKDYLCETGKDTTGNICELNFSQALEIAYKSCGSAGRTLEGTCTSGKSFCFQIWFFTLRAKLLEVLVEIFGILSSFPSEQDNITTYSQAGESLMVERLKSLQQITQKSYKFKRLSQEFDLIATSFIGMDRKSSKFLQALALGCSALAFSTGFALYSHLLPTYGNLMTCDLKGTQNFSQAMLIQNLLGRLWNLDRETCAKLCMLLEASEQSRNCFHLQSRNQRLTDSSEVKGIVDICSYAVSGIACLQNEANNVHNEENLSKVAEDGIHLLSNIILKWMCIPFRAPKYLFKIRPCFGSELFVSSAGTSNLGGIFISTGFHLSLNLCLQLKNVPPDLPVRLTKFYCILCCSQNPVSDRKNNRQMPQSSQPWEKDNMVEMNEKLFQYVTECTQKINHSKRAGDTDIDNNARTVNTFVQIEPNDRGQGFSNCLLDVSQFPVGTYRIKWHSCCIDSQGSYWSLLPLNAEPLFTIK; translated from the exons ATGGGTTTTGAAGAAGCAGTGATGGTGCGAAATTCTACTGCTTGTGCCATGGAGTGGAGCATTGAGCTTGAGAAGGCCCTGCGCTCAAAAAATCCTG GTAGATGTATTGAGGCAATATATCAAATTGGACAAAGACTGGAGCAGTGGAGTGGAGAACCAGAAAGTACAATGGTAGTTTACAACATGTTTGGTCTGGTACCAGGAGAGGACAGGCTGTTTGCAAATACTATCTTTTTACGCCTTGCTGATTCATTTCAGTTGGGAAATGAACGTACTAGGGTCACCATTGTCAGGATTTTCTTGTCACTGCTCAAGCACTgcagaaacaagaagaaaaataaacaaatgaatgGGGTTTTATCCAAGTCTAGGGTACAAAACCACTTAGAACTGTTGAAAAGAGTTAAGAGTGTTTTTGACTCTGGGGATGCAGAGTCGAGAGCATTGGCTTTAGTCTTATTTGGTTGTTGGGCTGATTTTGCAAAAGACAGTGCACAGATACGATACTTGGTACTTTCCAGCTTGGTATCTTCTAATGTCTTGGAG GTAAGAGCATCATTGTTTGCTGCAGGTTGCTTTTCTGAGCTAGCAGATGACTTCTCATCTGTTGTGTTAGAGATGCTGGTTAATATGGTGACTTCTTCTGAAAAAGAGTCAGTTGTGAGGCTAGCTGCTGTGCGTGCTTTTGCAAAAATGGGGTGCACATTCTCTAATGCAAATAGAGCTTTCAAG GCAGGTCTAAAGCTGGTTGTCAACTGTCCTGAAGAGGATATTTTGGTTGCAATGTTGGCTTCACTCTCAAAACTATCTTACAAGTCTACTGTTCTTATTTCTGAACAG GTGGATTTTCTTTTATTGCTTCTTAATAGTGAAAGATCTCTCCGTACTCAAGCAACTGCCTTAAGATGtctccattttattttttcgaagGGAAAATGTCAATCTCTCATCTGTGCAAGTGTGATTAAACCATTACTTATCATTACAGATAATCCTGAACTTCCATCAACCATGCAATGTGAAGCTCTACAAATTCTACATAAG ATCTTTTTGTGTACATCATCCAATCTGGCATCCATTGACATGAATGAATTTGCTGAGCTATTAAGAATTGTTAATAATGCATCCCAATCTACAAACTTGTCAAGGAGCCTCCATGCCATCCATATCCTGGTAGATGTGGTAATTAGGTTTCAGAGAATAACAGAAATGGATACCTTACCTCTACCTTCTCAGgttatatcattaattatgaATCAAATCACCTTGCTGGTGAAGCCATTGTCAGATCTGTGCCAGTTTAATTCTACAGTATTTCAAGACATCCAAAACCTTCTCAGTCTTCTTTATCTTATTGTTGGAGAACATCCAGACATCAGTGTCTTTGTTCTggataaaatttattcatttattgaGCATCTTGTGAATAGTTATAACAACGTTATGTCTGGTAAGCAAGCAGATTTAGCAGTTAATGATATTATGGAGTTCAATAGGGAAAGTCATGAAGCCGTCACTTCAAAGCTTGTGTGTATTGTGAGCAGATTTGTGGTCTCCTGCCTAGAGAGTCTGAATGAAACTGGTGCCTTCCATAACCAAGTCTTTGATAAAGTAAAGCTTCTGGTTGAGTGTGTACGTCAGTgcaatttatttaattgctaTACACACACAATCTACTCTATATTGTTTCATTCTCAAATCATCTGGGTTTGCATGGTTAATAGGAATGAAGGAGGTGGTGGAGTTGAAGGAAACTCACATATCTTTGGTCAAAATTACTTTATTGAGCATGAACTCTGTACCCTTGAGTTTGCAAAGAGGCTGTTAGCGAAGGGGGATTACTGGCCTGCTTACAAAACTGGAATATATGCAGCATGTCGAGGAGTGTGGTTCACAGCCACATTTATATTTGGGCAATTAGTTATGAAAGTTCAATCTGATACCTATGGTTGCTGGTTAAAATCATTATCTCAGTTGGCCCACTGTGAAATGATAAACCAGCGGCTTCTCTTAGCAAAGAAAGGTTCTCTCTCTTTTGATTGTCCAGAGATGAAAGAATTTCATCTCATGCTTTCCAAGGATTATTTGTGTGAAACTGGAAAGGATACCACTGGAAATATCTGTGAGCTTAATTTTAGTCAAGCACTTGAGATAGCTTACAAGAGTTGTGGCTCTGCAGGAAGAACATTAGAAGGCACTTGCACATCTGGtaaatcattttgttttcagATATGGTTTTTCACTCTAAGAGCTAAGCTTCTTGAAGTGCTTGTGGAAATATTTGGAATTTTGAGCTCTTTCCCATCAGAACAGGACAACATTACTACTTACTCACAAGCTGGGGAAAGTTTGATGGTTGAGAGACTCAAATCATTGCaacaaattactcaaaaatcttATAAGTTTAAGAGGCTATCACAGGAGTTCGATCTAATTGCCACATCTTTCATTGGAATGGACAGAAAGAGTTCAAAGTTCCTCCAAGCACTTGCTCTAGGTTGTTCAGCATTGGCCTTTAGCACTGGATTTGCTCTTTACTCTCATTTACTTCCTACCTATGGGAATCTAATGACTTGTGATCTCAAAGGCACACAGAACTTTTCACAGGCAATGCTAATACAAAATTTACTTGGGAGATTGTGGAATCTAGACCGAGAGACCTGTGCGAAACTCTGCATGCTTTTAGAGGCCAGTGAACAGTCCAGGAATTGTTTTCACTTGCAATCAAGAAATCAAAGACTAACTGATAGTAGTGAAGTTAAAGGTATTGTTGACATCTGTAGTTATGCTGTTTCTGGCATTGCTTGCCTGCAAAATGAGGCAAACAATGTGCATAATGAGGAGAATCTATCGAAAGTTGCTGAGGATGGCATCCATCTTCTGTCaaacattattttgaaatgGATGTGCATCCCTTTCCGAGCTCCCAAGTACCTATTCAAAATAAG GCCATGCTTTGGTTCAGAGCTCTTTGTCTCCAGTGCTGGCACGAGTAACCTCGGTGGAATATTCATCTCAACAGGCTTCCACCTATCACTAAATCTTTGTCTCCAATTGAAAAATGTGCCACCAGACCTCCCAGTTCGGCTGACTAAGTTCTACTGCATCCTATGCTGCAGTCAGAATCCTGTTTCAGATAGAAAAAACAATAGACAAATGCCTCAGAGTTCTCAACCTTGGGAAAAGGACAACATGGTAGAAATGAATGAAAAGCTGTTCCAGTACGTGACAGAGTGCACTCAAAAGATCAATCACAGTAAGCGTGCTGGGGATACCGATATTGATAATAATGCTAGGACTGTAAATACATTTGTGCAGATTGAACCAAATGACAGAGGACAAGGGTTCTCAAATTGCTTGCTTGATGTTTCACAATTTCCAGTAGGTACTTACAGGATCAAATGGCATAGCTGTTGTATTGACAGCCAAGGTTCTTACTGGAGCCTTCTCCCCTTGAATGCTGAACCTCTCTTCACTATAAAGTGA
- the LOC123219259 gene encoding uncharacterized protein LOC123219259 isoform X2, producing MVVYNMFGLVPGEDRLFANTIFLRLADSFQLGNERTRVTIVRIFLSLLKHCRNKKKNKQMNGVLSKSRVQNHLELLKRVKSVFDSGDAESRALALVLFGCWADFAKDSAQIRYLVLSSLVSSNVLEVRASLFAAGCFSELADDFSSVVLEMLVNMVTSSEKESVVRLAAVRAFAKMGCTFSNANRAFKAGLKLVVNCPEEDILVAMLASLSKLSYKSTVLISEQVDFLLLLLNSERSLRTQATALRCLHFIFSKGKCQSLICASVIKPLLIITDNPELPSTMQCEALQILHKIFLCTSSNLASIDMNEFAELLRIVNNASQSTNLSRSLHAIHILVDVVIRFQRITEMDTLPLPSQVISLIMNQITLLVKPLSDLCQFNSTVFQDIQNLLSLLYLIVGEHPDISVFVLDKIYSFIEHLVNSYNNVMSGKQADLAVNDIMEFNRESHEAVTSKLVCIVSRFVVSCLESLNETGAFHNQVFDKVKLLVECVRQCNLFNCYTHTIYSILFHSQIIWVCMVNRNEGGGGVEGNSHIFGQNYFIEHELCTLEFAKRLLAKGDYWPAYKTGIYAACRGVWFTATFIFGQLVMKVQSDTYGCWLKSLSQLAHCEMINQRLLLAKKGSLSFDCPEMKEFHLMLSKDYLCETGKDTTGNICELNFSQALEIAYKSCGSAGRTLEGTCTSGKSFCFQIWFFTLRAKLLEVLVEIFGILSSFPSEQDNITTYSQAGESLMVERLKSLQQITQKSYKFKRLSQEFDLIATSFIGMDRKSSKFLQALALGCSALAFSTGFALYSHLLPTYGNLMTCDLKGTQNFSQAMLIQNLLGRLWNLDRETCAKLCMLLEASEQSRNCFHLQSRNQRLTDSSEVKGIVDICSYAVSGIACLQNEANNVHNEENLSKVAEDGIHLLSNIILKWMCIPFRAPKYLFKIRPCFGSELFVSSAGTSNLGGIFISTGFHLSLNLCLQLKNVPPDLPVRLTKFYCILCCSQNPVSDRKNNRQMPQSSQPWEKDNMVEMNEKLFQYVTECTQKINHSKRAGDTDIDNNARTVNTFVQIEPNDRGQGFSNCLLDVSQFPVGTYRIKWHSCCIDSQGSYWSLLPLNAEPLFTIK from the exons ATGGTAGTTTACAACATGTTTGGTCTGGTACCAGGAGAGGACAGGCTGTTTGCAAATACTATCTTTTTACGCCTTGCTGATTCATTTCAGTTGGGAAATGAACGTACTAGGGTCACCATTGTCAGGATTTTCTTGTCACTGCTCAAGCACTgcagaaacaagaagaaaaataaacaaatgaatgGGGTTTTATCCAAGTCTAGGGTACAAAACCACTTAGAACTGTTGAAAAGAGTTAAGAGTGTTTTTGACTCTGGGGATGCAGAGTCGAGAGCATTGGCTTTAGTCTTATTTGGTTGTTGGGCTGATTTTGCAAAAGACAGTGCACAGATACGATACTTGGTACTTTCCAGCTTGGTATCTTCTAATGTCTTGGAG GTAAGAGCATCATTGTTTGCTGCAGGTTGCTTTTCTGAGCTAGCAGATGACTTCTCATCTGTTGTGTTAGAGATGCTGGTTAATATGGTGACTTCTTCTGAAAAAGAGTCAGTTGTGAGGCTAGCTGCTGTGCGTGCTTTTGCAAAAATGGGGTGCACATTCTCTAATGCAAATAGAGCTTTCAAG GCAGGTCTAAAGCTGGTTGTCAACTGTCCTGAAGAGGATATTTTGGTTGCAATGTTGGCTTCACTCTCAAAACTATCTTACAAGTCTACTGTTCTTATTTCTGAACAG GTGGATTTTCTTTTATTGCTTCTTAATAGTGAAAGATCTCTCCGTACTCAAGCAACTGCCTTAAGATGtctccattttattttttcgaagGGAAAATGTCAATCTCTCATCTGTGCAAGTGTGATTAAACCATTACTTATCATTACAGATAATCCTGAACTTCCATCAACCATGCAATGTGAAGCTCTACAAATTCTACATAAG ATCTTTTTGTGTACATCATCCAATCTGGCATCCATTGACATGAATGAATTTGCTGAGCTATTAAGAATTGTTAATAATGCATCCCAATCTACAAACTTGTCAAGGAGCCTCCATGCCATCCATATCCTGGTAGATGTGGTAATTAGGTTTCAGAGAATAACAGAAATGGATACCTTACCTCTACCTTCTCAGgttatatcattaattatgaATCAAATCACCTTGCTGGTGAAGCCATTGTCAGATCTGTGCCAGTTTAATTCTACAGTATTTCAAGACATCCAAAACCTTCTCAGTCTTCTTTATCTTATTGTTGGAGAACATCCAGACATCAGTGTCTTTGTTCTggataaaatttattcatttattgaGCATCTTGTGAATAGTTATAACAACGTTATGTCTGGTAAGCAAGCAGATTTAGCAGTTAATGATATTATGGAGTTCAATAGGGAAAGTCATGAAGCCGTCACTTCAAAGCTTGTGTGTATTGTGAGCAGATTTGTGGTCTCCTGCCTAGAGAGTCTGAATGAAACTGGTGCCTTCCATAACCAAGTCTTTGATAAAGTAAAGCTTCTGGTTGAGTGTGTACGTCAGTgcaatttatttaattgctaTACACACACAATCTACTCTATATTGTTTCATTCTCAAATCATCTGGGTTTGCATGGTTAATAGGAATGAAGGAGGTGGTGGAGTTGAAGGAAACTCACATATCTTTGGTCAAAATTACTTTATTGAGCATGAACTCTGTACCCTTGAGTTTGCAAAGAGGCTGTTAGCGAAGGGGGATTACTGGCCTGCTTACAAAACTGGAATATATGCAGCATGTCGAGGAGTGTGGTTCACAGCCACATTTATATTTGGGCAATTAGTTATGAAAGTTCAATCTGATACCTATGGTTGCTGGTTAAAATCATTATCTCAGTTGGCCCACTGTGAAATGATAAACCAGCGGCTTCTCTTAGCAAAGAAAGGTTCTCTCTCTTTTGATTGTCCAGAGATGAAAGAATTTCATCTCATGCTTTCCAAGGATTATTTGTGTGAAACTGGAAAGGATACCACTGGAAATATCTGTGAGCTTAATTTTAGTCAAGCACTTGAGATAGCTTACAAGAGTTGTGGCTCTGCAGGAAGAACATTAGAAGGCACTTGCACATCTGGtaaatcattttgttttcagATATGGTTTTTCACTCTAAGAGCTAAGCTTCTTGAAGTGCTTGTGGAAATATTTGGAATTTTGAGCTCTTTCCCATCAGAACAGGACAACATTACTACTTACTCACAAGCTGGGGAAAGTTTGATGGTTGAGAGACTCAAATCATTGCaacaaattactcaaaaatcttATAAGTTTAAGAGGCTATCACAGGAGTTCGATCTAATTGCCACATCTTTCATTGGAATGGACAGAAAGAGTTCAAAGTTCCTCCAAGCACTTGCTCTAGGTTGTTCAGCATTGGCCTTTAGCACTGGATTTGCTCTTTACTCTCATTTACTTCCTACCTATGGGAATCTAATGACTTGTGATCTCAAAGGCACACAGAACTTTTCACAGGCAATGCTAATACAAAATTTACTTGGGAGATTGTGGAATCTAGACCGAGAGACCTGTGCGAAACTCTGCATGCTTTTAGAGGCCAGTGAACAGTCCAGGAATTGTTTTCACTTGCAATCAAGAAATCAAAGACTAACTGATAGTAGTGAAGTTAAAGGTATTGTTGACATCTGTAGTTATGCTGTTTCTGGCATTGCTTGCCTGCAAAATGAGGCAAACAATGTGCATAATGAGGAGAATCTATCGAAAGTTGCTGAGGATGGCATCCATCTTCTGTCaaacattattttgaaatgGATGTGCATCCCTTTCCGAGCTCCCAAGTACCTATTCAAAATAAG GCCATGCTTTGGTTCAGAGCTCTTTGTCTCCAGTGCTGGCACGAGTAACCTCGGTGGAATATTCATCTCAACAGGCTTCCACCTATCACTAAATCTTTGTCTCCAATTGAAAAATGTGCCACCAGACCTCCCAGTTCGGCTGACTAAGTTCTACTGCATCCTATGCTGCAGTCAGAATCCTGTTTCAGATAGAAAAAACAATAGACAAATGCCTCAGAGTTCTCAACCTTGGGAAAAGGACAACATGGTAGAAATGAATGAAAAGCTGTTCCAGTACGTGACAGAGTGCACTCAAAAGATCAATCACAGTAAGCGTGCTGGGGATACCGATATTGATAATAATGCTAGGACTGTAAATACATTTGTGCAGATTGAACCAAATGACAGAGGACAAGGGTTCTCAAATTGCTTGCTTGATGTTTCACAATTTCCAGTAGGTACTTACAGGATCAAATGGCATAGCTGTTGTATTGACAGCCAAGGTTCTTACTGGAGCCTTCTCCCCTTGAATGCTGAACCTCTCTTCACTATAAAGTGA